The proteins below are encoded in one region of Haloterrigena turkmenica DSM 5511:
- a CDS encoding DsrE/DsrF/DrsH-like family protein — MSTDNPTSSVDDADPDVDAAELQALRERVEELEESMAAVDTGDDQKKMTIVATQGSFDMAYPPLILASTAAAFGWEVVVFHTFWGLDILHEEKSADLKLSAVGNPNMPVPNAVAALPGMDTMATKMMQKKIDDNGTATIEELIDLSLESGVDLQACQMTIELMDYDEDDFYDGVTTGVGAATALQHMAESDIQLLV; from the coding sequence ATGAGCACGGACAACCCCACCTCGTCGGTCGACGACGCCGATCCAGACGTCGACGCCGCCGAGCTGCAGGCGCTGCGCGAGCGCGTCGAGGAACTGGAGGAGTCGATGGCAGCGGTGGACACTGGCGACGATCAGAAGAAGATGACCATCGTCGCGACACAGGGAAGTTTCGACATGGCGTATCCGCCACTGATCCTCGCGAGCACGGCGGCCGCCTTCGGCTGGGAGGTCGTCGTCTTCCACACGTTCTGGGGACTCGACATCCTCCACGAGGAGAAGTCGGCGGACCTCAAGCTGAGCGCCGTCGGGAACCCGAACATGCCGGTCCCGAATGCCGTGGCCGCGCTCCCCGGCATGGACACGATGGCCACGAAGATGATGCAGAAGAAGATCGACGACAACGGCACCGCCACCATCGAGGAGTTGATCGACCTCTCGCTCGAGAGCGGCGTCGACCTGCAGGCCTGCCAGATGACCATCGAGCTGATGGACTACGACGAGGACGACTTCTACGACGGCGTCACCACCGGCGTCGGCGCGGCCACCGCGTTGCAACACATGGCCGAATCCGACATCCAACTCCTCGTCTAA
- a CDS encoding MBL fold metallo-hydrolase — MDDMDLPMPDVEVESVSPDGLKERIDAGEAVTLLDTRMESEYDEWRIEGENVESINVPYFEFLDDEIDDDVLAQIPNDREITVLCAKGGSSEYVAGTLKERGYDVDHLEDGMNGWARIYERVEVDRYDGAGTLYQYQRPSSGCLGYFLIDGDEAAVIDPLRAFTSRYLEDADDLGVDLQYAIDTHIHADHISGVRSLDAVGVEGVIPEAAVDRGVTYADEMTLAADGDEFQVGSATIETVYTPGHTSGMTSYLIDDSLLATGDGLFVESVARPDLEEGDEGAEDAAKQLYESLQERVLTLPDDTLIGGAHFSDAAEPADDGTYTAPVGQLTAEMDALTMDEDEFVELILSDMPPRPANYEDIIPTNLGQQEADDEEAFELELGPNNCAASQESLADD, encoded by the coding sequence ATGGACGATATGGACCTTCCAATGCCGGACGTCGAAGTCGAATCGGTCAGCCCCGACGGGCTGAAGGAGCGGATCGACGCGGGCGAAGCAGTCACGCTCCTCGACACTCGTATGGAGTCAGAGTACGACGAGTGGCGAATCGAGGGCGAGAACGTCGAGTCGATCAACGTTCCGTACTTCGAGTTCCTGGACGACGAGATCGACGACGATGTCCTTGCTCAGATTCCCAACGACCGCGAAATTACGGTTCTCTGTGCGAAGGGCGGCTCGAGCGAGTACGTCGCCGGGACGCTGAAAGAACGCGGCTACGACGTGGACCACCTCGAGGACGGGATGAACGGCTGGGCGCGCATCTACGAGCGCGTCGAAGTCGACCGCTACGACGGCGCGGGGACGCTCTACCAGTACCAGCGTCCCTCGAGCGGCTGTCTCGGCTACTTCCTCATCGACGGCGACGAGGCGGCCGTGATCGACCCGCTGCGCGCGTTCACGAGTCGGTACCTCGAAGACGCGGACGATCTGGGGGTCGATCTACAGTACGCGATCGACACGCACATCCACGCGGACCACATCTCGGGCGTCCGTTCGCTCGACGCGGTCGGCGTCGAAGGCGTCATCCCCGAGGCGGCGGTCGACCGCGGCGTCACCTACGCCGACGAGATGACGCTGGCCGCGGACGGCGACGAGTTCCAGGTCGGTTCGGCGACGATCGAGACCGTCTACACGCCCGGTCACACCTCCGGGATGACCTCGTATCTGATCGACGACTCGCTGCTCGCGACCGGCGACGGGCTGTTCGTCGAGAGCGTCGCCCGCCCCGACTTAGAGGAGGGCGACGAGGGCGCGGAAGACGCTGCAAAGCAGCTCTACGAGTCGCTGCAGGAGCGCGTGCTGACCCTACCCGACGACACGCTGATCGGCGGCGCACACTTCAGCGACGCGGCCGAACCCGCCGACGACGGCACGTACACGGCACCGGTCGGCCAGCTCACGGCGGAGATGGACGCCCTGACGATGGACGAAGACGAGTTCGTCGAATTGATCCTCTCGGACATGCCGCCGCGGCCGGCCAACTACGAGGACATCATCCCGACGAACCTCGGTCAGCAGGAGGCTGACGACGAGGAGGCGTTCGAACTCGAGCTCGGTCCAAACAACTGTGCGGCCAGCCAGGAGTCGCTGGCGGATGACTGA
- a CDS encoding inorganic phosphate transporter produces the protein MEPATILLFVTAAVASLFMAWVIGAGSSGATPFAPAVGANAIPTMRAAFFVGVLGFAGAVTQGGNVSEAVGNGLVDGVSLPVSGVIVVLLIGAGLMAIGIYTGYPIATAFTVTGSVIGVGFALGGDPAWGKYAEIGAVWVLTPFVGGGIAYGIASVLPRPDVPENLSIPILAGIVGTVVANLEFAFLSSVGGTLAAAGTTLVPVDGTAATIAVSLGIGTLVAAVVRWDVGRDQADGLRRFLLSLGALVAFSAGASQVGLAVGPLFPLLEELPMVSPIAVLLGGGVGILVGSWTSAPRMIKSISQEYASLGPRRSIATLVPSFLIAQSAVLLGVPVSFNEIVVSAIVGSGLAVAGGAGVSPRKLGLTVVAWVGSFALAFGLGYGSMLVMGN, from the coding sequence ATGGAACCTGCAACGATACTGCTGTTCGTCACCGCCGCCGTTGCGAGCCTGTTCATGGCCTGGGTGATCGGCGCCGGCTCGAGTGGCGCGACGCCGTTCGCACCGGCCGTCGGCGCAAACGCGATTCCGACGATGCGCGCGGCGTTTTTCGTCGGGGTCCTCGGCTTCGCCGGTGCAGTGACCCAGGGTGGAAATGTATCCGAAGCCGTCGGTAACGGCCTCGTGGACGGAGTCAGCCTCCCGGTCAGCGGCGTCATTGTCGTCTTGCTGATCGGCGCCGGACTGATGGCGATCGGCATCTACACCGGCTACCCGATCGCGACCGCGTTCACCGTGACCGGGTCGGTCATCGGCGTCGGCTTCGCACTCGGCGGCGATCCGGCCTGGGGGAAGTACGCCGAAATCGGCGCGGTCTGGGTGCTCACGCCGTTCGTCGGCGGGGGCATCGCCTACGGAATCGCGAGCGTTCTTCCGCGACCGGACGTTCCCGAGAACCTCAGCATTCCGATACTCGCCGGTATCGTCGGCACCGTCGTCGCGAACCTCGAGTTCGCGTTTCTCTCGTCGGTCGGGGGAACGCTCGCTGCCGCCGGGACCACGCTGGTTCCCGTCGACGGCACCGCCGCGACGATCGCGGTCTCCCTCGGGATCGGGACGCTCGTCGCGGCCGTCGTTCGCTGGGATGTCGGACGTGATCAGGCCGACGGTCTGCGCCGGTTCCTGCTCTCGCTCGGCGCACTCGTGGCGTTCTCGGCGGGCGCGAGTCAGGTCGGGCTGGCCGTCGGACCGCTGTTCCCGCTGCTCGAGGAACTACCGATGGTGTCGCCGATCGCGGTCCTGCTCGGCGGCGGCGTCGGAATCCTCGTCGGCTCCTGGACGAGCGCACCGCGGATGATCAAGTCGATCTCCCAGGAGTACGCGTCGTTGGGGCCGCGCCGATCGATCGCGACGCTCGTGCCCTCGTTTCTCATCGCACAGAGTGCGGTCCTGCTGGGGGTGCCGGTCTCGTTCAACGAGATCGTCGTGAGCGCGATCGTCGGAAGCGGGCTCGCGGTCGCCGGCGGAGCCGGCGTCAGTCCGCGAAAGCTGGGACTCACCGTCGTCGCCTGGGTCGGATCGTTCGCGCTCGCGTTCGGACTCGGCTACGGATCGATGCTAGTCATGGGTAACTGA
- a CDS encoding YeeE/YedE family protein produces MPAELVAQAVPAEPFPNGIARYAIGGLLVGLGAVVIYLGTGIAAGASTFLESTLSYVSDRSRFQQYRASRDWRVVFTLGIVLGAAVYAAVWQGGAWTTNVQPWRLLVGGVFVGIGTRIGKGCTSGHGVCGVGSASKTSIVGVITFLTVAIVTAQLVQAIGMSP; encoded by the coding sequence ATGCCTGCTGAACTCGTCGCCCAGGCGGTGCCGGCCGAGCCGTTTCCAAACGGGATTGCCCGATACGCCATCGGGGGACTGCTCGTCGGCCTCGGCGCGGTCGTCATCTACCTCGGGACGGGAATCGCCGCGGGCGCGAGCACGTTCCTCGAGTCCACGCTCTCGTACGTCTCGGACCGGTCGCGGTTCCAGCAGTACCGCGCCTCTCGAGACTGGCGCGTCGTGTTCACGCTGGGGATCGTCCTGGGGGCGGCGGTGTACGCCGCCGTCTGGCAGGGCGGCGCGTGGACGACGAACGTCCAGCCCTGGCGGCTGCTAGTGGGCGGCGTCTTCGTCGGGATCGGGACGCGTATCGGCAAGGGTTGTACGTCGGGCCACGGCGTCTGCGGCGTCGGCTCGGCGTCGAAGACGTCGATCGTCGGCGTGATCACGTTCCTGACGGTCGCGATCGTGACCGCCCAGCTCGTTCAGGCCATCGGGATGTCACCATGA
- a CDS encoding sulfurtransferase TusA family protein, whose translation MSSEYQTAETLDVKGQSCPMPIVKTKQAIDDLQAGDVLEVVATDSGSMSDIQGWADGTDGVELLEQVEDGDLYTHYVKKTE comes from the coding sequence ATGAGTTCGGAATACCAGACCGCGGAGACGCTGGACGTGAAAGGACAGTCCTGCCCGATGCCCATCGTGAAGACTAAGCAAGCGATCGACGACCTCCAGGCCGGCGACGTTCTCGAGGTCGTCGCGACGGACTCGGGCAGCATGAGCGACATTCAGGGGTGGGCCGACGGAACCGACGGCGTCGAACTCCTCGAGCAGGTCGAGGACGGCGATCTCTACACCCACTACGTGAAGAAGACGGAATAA
- a CDS encoding YeeE/YedE family protein, whose product MNGNRHPLFMPLILVGGLIFGFGLAFSHMARPEVVLDFLQFDDFGLLFVMFGAAIVSGIAFAVMPRIRDGAPLTGDAYRRRLKAFDRNVLIGGAIFGVGWGLSGICPGAAYASLGIGNITILWALVGMFAGAYLQGVWRSKRTAAETAPAGAD is encoded by the coding sequence ATGAACGGGAACCGCCATCCCCTGTTCATGCCGCTGATCCTCGTCGGTGGCCTGATCTTCGGGTTCGGCCTCGCGTTCAGCCACATGGCCCGACCGGAGGTTGTACTGGACTTCCTCCAGTTCGACGACTTCGGACTGCTGTTCGTCATGTTCGGCGCAGCGATCGTCTCCGGGATCGCCTTCGCGGTCATGCCCCGGATACGCGACGGCGCACCGCTGACGGGCGACGCGTACCGTCGTCGGCTGAAGGCGTTTGACCGAAACGTCCTGATCGGCGGCGCGATATTCGGCGTCGGCTGGGGGCTCTCGGGAATCTGTCCCGGCGCCGCCTACGCCAGCCTCGGGATCGGCAATATCACCATCCTGTGGGCGCTCGTCGGCATGTTCGCCGGCGCCTACCTGCAAGGCGTCTGGCGCAGCAAGCGTACCGCGGCCGAAACCGCCCCGGCGGGTGCCGACTAA
- the trxA gene encoding thioredoxin: MATDARGGAAGEPIDEPLHVESEAHLEDVTAEYNVVLVDFYADWCGPCQMLEPVLEGLADETAAVIAKVDVDEHQQLAATYGVRGVPTLVLFADGEQVEQHTGALPEDRLRELIDDYAE; this comes from the coding sequence ATGGCAACCGATGCACGCGGCGGTGCTGCAGGAGAACCGATCGACGAGCCCCTCCACGTCGAAAGCGAGGCTCACCTCGAAGACGTCACCGCGGAGTACAATGTCGTCCTCGTGGACTTCTACGCCGACTGGTGTGGCCCCTGCCAGATGCTCGAGCCGGTCCTCGAGGGACTGGCCGACGAGACAGCGGCCGTGATCGCGAAAGTCGATGTGGACGAACACCAGCAACTGGCGGCCACCTACGGTGTTCGCGGCGTCCCGACGCTCGTCCTCTTCGCGGACGGCGAACAGGTCGAACAACACACCGGCGCGCTGCCGGAGGACCGACTCCGCGAGCTGATCGACGACTACGCCGAGTAA